Proteins found in one Diorhabda sublineata isolate icDioSubl1.1 chromosome 9, icDioSubl1.1, whole genome shotgun sequence genomic segment:
- the LOC130448604 gene encoding probable serine hydrolase yields MSFRKTIFINSTSRPKIYYASIRKVSSVKRQFKEVEIRVPWGFVAGKWWEPYDVRPILALHGWQDNCQTFDRLIPLLNNNVGFLAIDLPGHGYSSHLPHGMVYFALHYVMVIKSISRDFNWSKVSLLGHSLGAITSFLYSTLFPAEVDFLMCLDAVKPMATPHRFKYLSKSIEAFFKYNEFVNNSTEPPSYTIEEIEALVAKPNKNSIDLQYTKYIYERNIAPSKLHPGKYYFTRDPRLKIGNLNTINQRDIVEISQQLTMPIFIAKSKTSSYFEPKENYYEIVDILKRVSADCDFNYVDGTHHFHLNNPECVASIMTNFIRRHNTEERNIGGIKKDVVVDRI; encoded by the exons atgtcatttagaaaaacaatttttataaattccacATCGAGACCGAAGATATATTATGCAAGTATACGAAAGGTGTCTTCAGTAAAAAGACAGTTTAAAGAAGTAGAAATTAGAGTTCCTTGGGGTTTTGTAGCTGGAAAATGGTGGGAACCTTACGATGTTAGGCCTATTCTAGCCTTACATGGTTGGCAA GATAATTGTCAGACATTTGATAGGTTGATACCattgttaaataataatgtGGGTTTTCTGGCAATTGATCTCCCTGGTCATGGATATTCATCACACTTACCTCATGGTATGGTATATTTTGCCTTACACTATGTTATGGTCATCAAAAGTATATCAAGGGATTTTAATTGGTCGAAAGTATCTTTATTGGGACATTCCTTAGGTGCCATAACATCATTTTTATACTCCACCTTGTTTCCAGCAGAAGTAGATTTTTTAATGTGTTTAGATGCAGTTAAACCTATGGCTACACCTCATcgatttaaatatttgagtaaatCTATTGAggctttttttaaatataatgagTTTGTAAATAATTCAACAGAACCTCCTAGTTATACCATAGAAGAAATAGAAGCCTTAGTCgcgaaaccaaataaaaattcaattgatttacaatataccaaatatatttatgaaagaaatattgCTCCATCCAAGTTACATCCTG gtaaATACTATTTCACTAGAGATCCTCGACTTAAAATTGGTAACTTGAATACTATTAACCAAAGAGATATTGTCGAAATATCTCAACAACTTACAATGCCAATTTTTATAGCCAAATCAAAAACTTCCAGTTATTTCGAaccgaaagaaaattattatgaaattgttgatattttgaaaagagtAAGCGCAGATTGCGATTTTAATTATGTCGATGGTACgcatcattttcatttaaataatccCGAATGTGTGGCGAGCATTATGACGAATTTCATCAGGCGTCATAATACTGAAGAAAGAAATATAGGGGGCATTAAAAAAGATGTTGTAGTTGACCgtatatga
- the LOC130448645 gene encoding histone acetyltransferase type B catalytic subunit — MGESSLNCHSNDFEDTMIMYKKEANAVVSFNIVYEKQDVIQPVLTFKPVMSHQIFGENECIFGYRSLAIDLYYLHNSAKCYVNVSSSGIVESDVYKPDNIMECLNPWLPENFTTNKEEFIKLIKEESHDVIFGKVLHTFTAKGKFHLHPKTQVNVTYKITQCDLKDENFKMFHSRFETYVIWFIDGANYIDLADPKWEIFYVYEEKKSPQTQQLYVTPVGFCTVYKFYSYPQNIRSRISQFFILPTHQKRGIGTELYKTVFKVFLEDPICTDITVEEPTSTFQKIRDIHDCCLVNSQLRAKEISILSTPVKTVFEIVKKQKLCKKQCQRVYDILCGFEAFPFKQSYDQFLTKINKRIQNEVKDKMKTAKRMRNQQGEAVSILLDQNAIAEAEFKRYKEDLEMAIKYIGNVFC; from the coding sequence atggGTGAATCAAGTTTAAATTGTCACAGTAACGATTTTGAAGACACGATGATTATGTACAAAAAAGAGGCTAATGCTGTAGTAAGCTTCAATATTGTGTATGAAAAACAAGATGTAATTCAGCCAGTTTTAACTTTTAAACCTGTAATGTCCCATcaaatttttggagaaaatgaATGTATATTTGGATACCGCTCACTAGCTAtcgatttatattatttacacaATTCTGCAAAGTGTTATGTGAACGTGTCTTCTTCTGGAATAGTTGAAAGTGATGTGTATAAACCTGATAATATAATGGAGTGTCTTAACCCTTGGTTACCTGAAAATTTCACCACTAACAAAgaagaatttatcaaattaatcaaaGAGGAATCTCATGATGTTATTTTCGGTAAAGTTTTGCATACATTTACTGCTAAAGGTAAATTCCATTTACACCCAAAGACTCAAGTAAATGTTACATATAAAATTACACAATGTGATcttaaagatgaaaattttaaaatgttccaCAGTAGATTCGAGACTTACGTTATATGGTTTATTGATGGTGCCAATTATATAGATCTTGCTGATCCCAAATGGGAAATTTTCTATGTTTATGAAGAGAAAAAAAGCCCACAAACACAACAATTATATGTCACGCCAGTTGGTTTTTGTACTGTCTACAAGTTTTATTCGTATCCGCAGAATATTAGAAGTAGAATTAGTCAATTTTTCATTCTACCAACGCATCAAAAAAGAGGAATCGGAACTGAACTTTATAAAACTGTATTTAAAGTCTTCCTAGAGGATCCTATATGTACAGACATTACAGTCGAAGAACCAACATCaactttccaaaaaattagAGATATTCATGACTGTTGCTTAGTTAATAGTCAGTTAAGAGCCAAAGAAATATCTATTCTTAGCACTCCTGTTAAAACTGTATTTGAAAtagtgaaaaaacaaaaactgtgTAAAAAACAATGTCAACGAGTATATGATATCTTATGTGGTTTTGAAGCTTTTCCATTTAAACAAAGTTATGACCAGTTTTTGACTAAGATAAATAAACGAATCCAAAATGAGGTGAAGGATAAAATGAAAACTGCTAAAAGAATGCGTAATCAACAAGGAGAAGCAGTAAGCATATTACTAGATCAAAATGCCATTGCTGAAGCTGAATTCAAGAGATACAAAGAAGATTTAGAAATGGCGATTAAATACATTGGAAATGTTTTTTGCTAA
- the LOC130448906 gene encoding dnaJ homolog subfamily B member 6-like isoform X2 → MVDYYRVLEVLKTATTAEIKKAYRKLALKWHPDKNPDNLEEATKKFKEISEAYEVLSDDTKRKIYDNRSSRSTPSKSRSYRSHFDFNPFSQRYFEKKRRVYDEYGKEGLINGGSRGRSRHEDDFDLGGFGFFTFRDPEDVFREFFGATVFDLLDPHSRDRRRHRHSHPQNALSTSMFSPFGLQIGGGLMDDFFNTGPHTGGFTSFSSINASFNGAPSNANVKRTSTSTRFVNGKKITTKKIYENGKETVLSFENDVLKSKTVNGVSQSITYS, encoded by the exons ATGGTGGACTATTACAGAGTCCTTGAGGTGCTAAAAACCGCTACAACAGCAGAAATTAAAAAAGC ATATAGGAAATTGGCTTTGAAATGGCATCCCGATAAAAATCCAGATAATCTTGAAGAAGCaaccaaaaaatttaaagaaatttcagaagcctacgaagtattatctgatg atactaaaagaaaaatatatgacaATAGAAGCAGCCGATCAACTCCATCGAAATCAAGGTCCTACAGAAGCCATTTCGATTTCAATCCTTTTTCACAGAGATACTTTG agaaaaagCGACGCGTTTACGATGAATACGGTAAAGAAGGATTAATAAATGGAGGCAGTCGCGGAAGGAGCAGACACGAAGACGATTTCGATCTAGGAGGATTTGGATTCTTCACTTTCAGAGATCCAGAAGATGTGTTCAGAGAATTTTTCGGTGCCACAGTATTTGATCTATTAG ATCCTCATTCTAGAGACAGAAGACGTCACAGACATTCTCACCCTCAAAATGCCCTAAGCACATCGATGTTTAGTCCTTTCGGTTTACAAATCGGTGGAGGGTTGATGGACGATTTTTTCAATACGGGTCCTCACACGGGTGGTTTTACATCATTTAGTTCAATAAACGCTTCGTTTAACGGCGCCCCGAGTAACGCTAATGTTAAAAGGACCTCAACTTCTACGAGATTCGTGAACGGAAagaaaattacaacaaaaaa GATCTACGAAAATGGCAAAGAAACCGTATTATCATTCGAAAACGACGTGCTGAAATCAAAGACTGTCAACGGGGTTTCTCAAAGTATAACTTAcagttaa
- the LOC130448906 gene encoding dnaJ homolog subfamily B member 6-B-like isoform X4, with translation MVDYYRVLEVLKTATTAEIKKAYRKLALKWHPDKNPDNLEEATKKFKEISEAYEVLSDEKKRRVYDEYGKEGLINGGSRGRSRHEDDFDLGGFGFFTFRDPEDVFREFFGATVFDLLDPHSRDRRRHRHSHPQNALSTSMFSPFGLQIGGGLMDDFFNTGPHTGGFTSFSSINASFNGAPSNANVKRTSTSTRFVNGKKITTKKIYENGKETVLSFENDVLKSKTVNGVSQSITYS, from the exons ATGGTGGACTATTACAGAGTCCTTGAGGTGCTAAAAACCGCTACAACAGCAGAAATTAAAAAAGC ATATAGGAAATTGGCTTTGAAATGGCATCCCGATAAAAATCCAGATAATCTTGAAGAAGCaaccaaaaaatttaaagaaatttcagaagcctacgaagtattatctgatg agaaaaagCGACGCGTTTACGATGAATACGGTAAAGAAGGATTAATAAATGGAGGCAGTCGCGGAAGGAGCAGACACGAAGACGATTTCGATCTAGGAGGATTTGGATTCTTCACTTTCAGAGATCCAGAAGATGTGTTCAGAGAATTTTTCGGTGCCACAGTATTTGATCTATTAG ATCCTCATTCTAGAGACAGAAGACGTCACAGACATTCTCACCCTCAAAATGCCCTAAGCACATCGATGTTTAGTCCTTTCGGTTTACAAATCGGTGGAGGGTTGATGGACGATTTTTTCAATACGGGTCCTCACACGGGTGGTTTTACATCATTTAGTTCAATAAACGCTTCGTTTAACGGCGCCCCGAGTAACGCTAATGTTAAAAGGACCTCAACTTCTACGAGATTCGTGAACGGAAagaaaattacaacaaaaaa GATCTACGAAAATGGCAAAGAAACCGTATTATCATTCGAAAACGACGTGCTGAAATCAAAGACTGTCAACGGGGTTTCTCAAAGTATAACTTAcagttaa
- the LOC130448906 gene encoding dnaJ homolog subfamily B member 6-B-like isoform X1 — protein sequence MVDYYRVLEVLKTATTAEIKKAYRKLALKWHPDKNPDNLEEATKKFKEISEAYEVLSDDTKRKIYDNRSSRSTPSKSRSYRSHFDFNPFSQRYFEKKRRVYDEYGKEGLINGGSRGRSRHEDDFDLGGFGFFTFRDPEDVFREFFGATVFDLLGKNVFPFIYIITKIFFVVDPHSRDRRRHRHSHPQNALSTSMFSPFGLQIGGGLMDDFFNTGPHTGGFTSFSSINASFNGAPSNANVKRTSTSTRFVNGKKITTKKIYENGKETVLSFENDVLKSKTVNGVSQSITYS from the exons ATGGTGGACTATTACAGAGTCCTTGAGGTGCTAAAAACCGCTACAACAGCAGAAATTAAAAAAGC ATATAGGAAATTGGCTTTGAAATGGCATCCCGATAAAAATCCAGATAATCTTGAAGAAGCaaccaaaaaatttaaagaaatttcagaagcctacgaagtattatctgatg atactaaaagaaaaatatatgacaATAGAAGCAGCCGATCAACTCCATCGAAATCAAGGTCCTACAGAAGCCATTTCGATTTCAATCCTTTTTCACAGAGATACTTTG agaaaaagCGACGCGTTTACGATGAATACGGTAAAGAAGGATTAATAAATGGAGGCAGTCGCGGAAGGAGCAGACACGAAGACGATTTCGATCTAGGAGGATTTGGATTCTTCACTTTCAGAGATCCAGAAGATGTGTTCAGAGAATTTTTCGGTGCCACAGTATTTGATCTATTAGGTAAGAACGTATttccttttatatatataattactaaaattttctttgtcgTAGATCCTCATTCTAGAGACAGAAGACGTCACAGACATTCTCACCCTCAAAATGCCCTAAGCACATCGATGTTTAGTCCTTTCGGTTTACAAATCGGTGGAGGGTTGATGGACGATTTTTTCAATACGGGTCCTCACACGGGTGGTTTTACATCATTTAGTTCAATAAACGCTTCGTTTAACGGCGCCCCGAGTAACGCTAATGTTAAAAGGACCTCAACTTCTACGAGATTCGTGAACGGAAagaaaattacaacaaaaaa GATCTACGAAAATGGCAAAGAAACCGTATTATCATTCGAAAACGACGTGCTGAAATCAAAGACTGTCAACGGGGTTTCTCAAAGTATAACTTAcagttaa
- the LOC130448906 gene encoding dnaJ homolog subfamily B member 6-B-like isoform X3, with product MVDYYRVLEVLKTATTAEIKKAYRKLALKWHPDKNPDNLEEATKKFKEISEAYEVLSDEKKRRVYDEYGKEGLINGGSRGRSRHEDDFDLGGFGFFTFRDPEDVFREFFGATVFDLLGKNVFPFIYIITKIFFVVDPHSRDRRRHRHSHPQNALSTSMFSPFGLQIGGGLMDDFFNTGPHTGGFTSFSSINASFNGAPSNANVKRTSTSTRFVNGKKITTKKIYENGKETVLSFENDVLKSKTVNGVSQSITYS from the exons ATGGTGGACTATTACAGAGTCCTTGAGGTGCTAAAAACCGCTACAACAGCAGAAATTAAAAAAGC ATATAGGAAATTGGCTTTGAAATGGCATCCCGATAAAAATCCAGATAATCTTGAAGAAGCaaccaaaaaatttaaagaaatttcagaagcctacgaagtattatctgatg agaaaaagCGACGCGTTTACGATGAATACGGTAAAGAAGGATTAATAAATGGAGGCAGTCGCGGAAGGAGCAGACACGAAGACGATTTCGATCTAGGAGGATTTGGATTCTTCACTTTCAGAGATCCAGAAGATGTGTTCAGAGAATTTTTCGGTGCCACAGTATTTGATCTATTAGGTAAGAACGTATttccttttatatatataattactaaaattttctttgtcgTAGATCCTCATTCTAGAGACAGAAGACGTCACAGACATTCTCACCCTCAAAATGCCCTAAGCACATCGATGTTTAGTCCTTTCGGTTTACAAATCGGTGGAGGGTTGATGGACGATTTTTTCAATACGGGTCCTCACACGGGTGGTTTTACATCATTTAGTTCAATAAACGCTTCGTTTAACGGCGCCCCGAGTAACGCTAATGTTAAAAGGACCTCAACTTCTACGAGATTCGTGAACGGAAagaaaattacaacaaaaaa GATCTACGAAAATGGCAAAGAAACCGTATTATCATTCGAAAACGACGTGCTGAAATCAAAGACTGTCAACGGGGTTTCTCAAAGTATAACTTAcagttaa
- the LOC130448908 gene encoding uncharacterized protein LOC130448908, translating to MKYSTIWITWLSIWAVHAQNTTNLLSKTKRNLSRDVQSYGESGLVLPYNDNPKVYYEPKQVNTYQVRPLALVDLSQPVKVIEPKVAAQQVLYEFQQTPTDAVSNVHVKQLFEQDMKPPPQNNPPNLITSETVQPAVHHGQYIQNTAPPSFNPKQHPLYGVQPTFVEPKKYVYGKIIVDSTLPQQQNFHHHASPNVFYSNHPFSPQATHGRPILNYVNHFPRNNIIVPTTEAPHIPLQNNKFKPPPRAQYQPIDKPTRVKPETKPKHIEKPVVENEEAEEDEHEERTNNREEEEEERDEYESSPFEKYFDDEDNSEYRNQENSEDDDEVEEDPKRGSSKYVSKREKFPKKYKMMKSYYKYSSGPDDRHYKNEGRKHKSNKNKNNKKSKSPPLELEAKYSEHVPVTHKKKILKEKWYISKSLADKERYDHES from the exons ATGAAGTATTCCACT ATTTGGATAACGTGGTTGTCCATATGGGCAGTACACGCTCAGAACACAACAAACTTGTTAtccaaaacaaaaagaaacttGTCTAGAGATGTCCAATCTTACGGAGAGTCCGGTTTGGTTTTGCCATACAACGACAATCCGAAAGTCTACTACGAGCCGAAGCAGGTGAACACGTATCAAGTAAGACCTCTGGCATTAGTAGATCTCAGTCAACCAGTTAAAGTGATTGAACCGAAAGTAGCAGCTCAGCAAGTTTTATACGAATTTCAACAAACTCCAACGGATGCAGTATCAAATGTACACGTGAAACAGCTGTTTGAACAAGATATGAAACCGCCACCACAAAATAACCCTCCGAACTTAATAACTTCTGAAACTGTACAACCAGCAGTACATCACGgtcaatatatacaaaatactgCTCCTCCATCTTTTAATCCCAAGCAACATCCGCTTTACGGTGTACAACCAACGTTTGTTGAACCAAAGAAATACGTTTATGGTAAAATTATCGTGGATTCTACTTTACCccaacaacaaaattttcatcatcatgCTAGTCCGAACGTGTTTTATTCTAACCATCCCTTTTCGCCGCAAGCTACGCACGGGAGACCTATTCTTAATTACGTCAATCATTTTCCAAG gaATAATATAATTGTACCAACAACCGAAGCTCCACATATTCCtctccaaaataataaattcaaaccACCTCCAAGAGCTCAGTACCAGCCAATTGACAAACCAACTAGAGTCAAACCTGAAACAAAACCAAAACACATTGAGAAACCAGTAGTTGAAAATGAAGAAGCCGAAGAAGACGAACACGAAGAAAGAACTAACAATAgggaagaggaagaagaagaacgCGATGAATACGAATCATCTccttttgaaaagtattttgatGATGAAGATAATTCCGAATACAG GAATCAAGAAAATTCTGAAGATGACGATGAAGTAGAAGAAGATCCTAAACGTGGATCTTCTAAATATGTATCGAAGAGGGAAAAGTTtccaaagaaatataaaatgatgaaaagttattacaaatacaGCAGCGGTCCAGATGACAGACACTACAAAAATGAGGGAAGGAAACACAAATCTAacaagaacaaaaataataaaaaatccaaatcACCGCCGCTCGAATTGGAAGCAAAATATTCCGAACATGTACCTGTTACTCACAAAAAGAAgatcttaaaagaaaaatggtaCATTTCGAAAAGTTTAGCCGATAAAGAAAGATACGATCACGAGTCTTAA